The Tautonia plasticadhaerens region GGCGACGATGAACTCGCGGGCCCCGACGGATCTTCCGATGTGGTTACCGTCGTCATCGTAGGCATCGACGCTCCAGTCGGCGCGCAAGCCGGGGACGAGGGCCTCGCTCAGGAGACTCAGCTGGTTGCGTGGCAACGGTTCCAGGATGCCGAGGCAAACGCGCGGGTCGGTCAGGTCGGCGGGCCCTCCGTACCCCATGCTGCCGCGGCCGTGGAGGGTCGAGAAATTGAGCCCGTAGCGGACCGGGCGGCCGACCTCCAGGTGATCCCAGCGGAAGAACTCCTCGCGGAGATCGACTGAGGCCCCCGGCTTCGGGCTGCGTAGGACGATCTCCTCAAGGAGCCGGAGCCGGATCGGCGGCAGCGCGACGGTGCCGTCGCGGACCTCCAGCGCCCGTGGCCAGAAATCGAGGTGTGCAGGGTGTGCCATCTCGATCTTCAGCAGGCTGCAGAAGCGGGCCAGGGCCTCGTGGGCTGACTCGTCTTCGGGATGGATGTAGCGGCAGTGGCCGGTGGTGAGGCTCACGCAGTAACGGCCAGGGGCGACGCCCACCCGCGCGGCCCGCCGCCCGTCGCTGACTGAACGGTGCGCAAAGAAGGTCAAGTTCCCCCGATCTCCAACCCGGCCTGAGCGAAGAAGGCTCGGACCAGATGTGACTTCTGGCGTAGGCGTCCGACGGCGAGGTGGAACTGCTCGTGCAACTCCTCCAGGTCTCGACATACGAGATTTCGCATCTCCACGTTCTTCAGGTGATGCCAGCCCCCCTCGTCCCACGGGTTGAGGTCAGGGGCGTACCCCGGAAGCGCTTCCAGCCAGACCCGGCCGCCCGTGCCCGACACGAAGTCCTTGACCGCAGCACGACGGTGGATGGGCGAGCCGTCCCCGATCACCAGCAGCCGCTCCCCCGCGACGCGGAGCAGGTGGATCAGGAACTCGACGCTGTGCAGCCCATTCAGCGACTCCTGCCGCACCAGCGTGTAGACCTTGCCTGTGGGCGTCAGCCCGCCCATGACGGACAGGTGGTCGCGCGTCACCTTCTCGCGGAGCACCGGCGTCAGCCCCTCGGGGGCGTAGGTCCGGACCAGGCCCGGCAGCAGGTAGAACCCCGCCTCGTCCACGAGGACCGGCACTCGACGCTCGCGTCTCGCCCGCCGTCGCAGTGCCGGCCAGCTCTCGTCCCGCCAGCGGCGGATGGCCTCCTCATCTCGCTGGATCGCTCGCCGGATCGGCACCTGGGGCGTCCAGCCCAACTCGCTGAGCAACCGCCCGACGTGGGCCTTGTGGTAGCGGACGCCGAACTCCTCCTCGATGACGAGGGCGATTCGGGCACGGGTCCAGACCTGGCCGCGGAAGCCGTAGGCCTCCTGCCCATGCCAGAGGAACTCGGGGATCAGCCGCTTCTGGACGCCCGAGAGCTTGGACGGATGGCCGGGCGCGGGGTGCGAGCGCAGCGCCTCTCGGCCGCCGTGTCGGGCACGGGCGAGCCAGCGGCTGATCGTCTCCTCGGAGGCGTCCAGGGCCTCAGCGATGACGCGCTGGCGCCCGCCCTGTTGCTTCAGGTCCAACGCCCGCAACCTCCGCCACTCACGCCAATCATGAGGGATGAAGTTCGAGGCTTCCATCCCCTGATTCTACCGGAACGAAAACTTGACCGCCTTTGCGCACCGGTCAGGAACTCGACGTCCCGGCCGAGCTGGCCAGCGGAGTGGCGATGGGCCTCGTTCCTGGAAAGGAGCGTCTTGGCCCGATCCGGTGGGATCTCGGCGTCGACCAGACGCAGCGTGAAAGACTGGCTGATCGGGTCGGGGATCGTGACCCCTTCGAGCCGCACGAGGACGCCGCCCTGGAGCGGGTCGGGGGCGTCTGGGTCCAGGGCGCAGATCGCCCCGACGATGATCGGCAGGAGCTGGAGGTTGCCCTCGTCGTCGAAGCGGGAGTCGTCACCTGTCCGGGGGTCGTCGGGGTCCTCGGCCTCCTCGGCGTAGAACGGGAAGACGGGGCGGACAAGTTCGTAGGCGTCGCGGTAGGCGGTCAGGGCGTCGTCGGGCCGGCCGGCGGCCTCCAGCTCGGTGCCGAGGACGTAGGCGGCCTTGCCGCGGTCGAGCGGGTGGAGGTCGGGGTCGGCCGCCTCGGCGCGGAGCGTCTCGATCGTACCCTCGGGCAGGACCATCTCCCAGGGCAACGGGCCCTCGTGGCGACCGTAATCGAGCGGCGCCCCGCGGAGCTTCCGCTCGATGCTCGCGAGGGCCTGCTCGGCCTCCTCCCGCTTCGCGGGGGTACCGGATGGGCCATCGAGGAACAGGCGGATCCGGTCAGATGCCAGTTGCAGGACAGGCCGATCCACGTCGCTCACGTCGGCGACTTCGTCGCCCTTCTCGGGATCGTAGATCGTACCGGTGCCGATGCCGCTGGCGCGGTTCATCAGGATCCGCGCGATCAACTCGTCGTGGCGGCCGAAGGAGAGGTCGGGGGCCTGCTCGGCGGCGATCATGGCGACCTCCAGGGCGGCAGCCACGTCGTCGACCTCCCCGACGCAACGGGCGAGGCGTGCGAGGAGTTCAGGGCGGGCGTCGCCGCCGGATCGCTTGATGTCCTCGGTGTAGAACCGGGCGGCCAAGGCGTGGTCGCCGTGCTCGTGGTGCTCGTCGCCGGCGGCGACCAGCGTGCGGGCTTCGTCGGTCGACGTGGTCGCGGAGGGAGGGGTCGTCGGGCCGGGCATGAAGGCGGCCCAGGAGCCGAGGATCGCCGCGGTCAGAGAGACGGCGACGGCCGGCGTCTTCCAGTGACGGCGGGTGAGGCTCCAAGACCGCAGCAGCGGGCCCGGGCGGCGGGCCAGCGACGGCAGGCCGGTCTCGAAGCGGCGGAGGTCTCCCAGGAACGCGGCGGAGCCGTAGCGACGGGCGGGGTCCTTGGCCATCGCCTTCAGGCAGATCGTCTCCAGGTCGCGGGGAATGCGACGATCGATGCGACGGAGCGGCGTCGGCTCGGCGTCCAGGATGCGGGCGAGGACGCGGGCCGGGGTGTCGTTGCCGTAGGGGGGACGGCCGGCGAGCATCTCGTAGAGCACGGCGCCGAGGGCGTGGACGTCGGTGGCCTCGCCAATGAGGTCGGCCTGGCCGAGGGCCTGCTCGGGGGCCATGTAGGCGGGGGTCCCCATCAGCTCGCCGGTGCCGGTCAGCCCGGCGGAGCCGGCGAGGTCGCGGGCGAGGCCGAAGTCGGTGACGCAGGCCCGGCCGTCGCGGTCGGCGAGGATGTTGCCCGGCTTGAGGTCGCGGTGGATCAGGCCCTGCTCGTGGGCGTGTCTCACCGCCTCGGCGGCTTGCCAGATCAGGGCAACGGCCCGGCCGGGCTGGAGCCTGCCCTCGCGGGCCAGCAGGGCTGTCAGAGGCTCGCCGTCGACGAAGTCCATCGTGAAGTAGGGCTCGCCGCGGGCGTCGCGCCCGACCTCGTGGACCGCGACGATGTGCGGGTGCCGAAGGCGGGCCAGATGGCGGGCCTCCTCCAGGAAGCGGCGGATTGCCGGACCAGCAGCCGGTTGGCCGCCCCGGAGGACCTTCACGGCGACCTCCCGGCCCAGCGACTTCTGCCACGCCAGGTAGACGACCCCCATGCCGCCCCGGCCCAGTTCACGCCGGATTTCATAGTCGTCGGGCAACTCAGGGGGCCGTCGGTCGTTGCTGTGCTGTGAGTCGTGCTCGGCCGTCGAGGCACCGTGGGGGATGGTCTCGTCGAGGTCGTCGCGGACGGAGGAGTTGGGGGCGCCAGCATCGACTCCAATGGAACCTGACCGGCCCCGAACCTGTCGACGCCGCTCGCCGTCGTGGGTTCGGTCATCCATCACGATCCCCTCCCCCGTCTGCTGGGGCCCGCGTCGGACTCCGTCTCTGTAGGATATCCACCGGGGCCGGGGAATGCGATTGAAACCCCGCTCCGATCACCGGCTACGCCACGCCCTTTCGGGGAGCATGCATCGGCCTGCGGGTAGCCCCCGGAAGCCCGCCGGGAACCGCTCAGGCCGTCGCGGCTCCGGCGGGGCGTGAAGCCGTGGATGCGTCACGGATGTCTCCATCAAGCAGACGCCATGTTGAGGCGATGAGCGACGCGGGGGGGGGCTCGCCCGTCCGGGCCGCCGCTCGAGTCAAACCGGACCTCGCTCCCTCGTCATCGCGCCATCGGATGATCGGAATCGGTCGCATACCAGAGCGTGATCGACCCGTCCCGACATCCTGCGGCCAGGATCGTCCCGTCGGGGGAGAACCGCACATGGGTCACGACGTCCGGGAGCTCCTCGAAGACGAACCGGACGTGGCGGAGGACCGGGTCCCAGAGCTTGACGAGCCCTTCCGCGGACCCGGTCGCGAGCGTCCCGTCGGGTCCGAGCGCCACCGAGGTGATGCGGTGCCGCTCGTCATCCTCGAAGACGGCCGATCCGGTCGTCTCGCCGGCCCAATCAATAAGGGTGACTCTACTTGATCCGTTACATGCTGCGATGAACGTGCCGTCGCTCGAGAATGCGGCAGAGTCGGGCGCCAGGATCGTCCCCATGTCGAAAGCATCGCTCGTCTCTGGCAGGCCCCGGATGGCCTTGTCTTTCCAGTCGCGCGTCGGTGCGGAGATGGGATGCAGGATGAGGAGGTTCCCCACCGCCGTCTGATAGGCAATCCTGGACTCGTCTCGTGAGAACGCAATCGCGTTCGCAGGAAGTGGGTTCGTGCCCTGGCTGACTCCATAGATGAGGTGCCCATTCGACGCATCGTAGAGAGCCAGCTGCGTCCCCCTCGCCGGCGACGGGCTGATCGTTGAGACTGCCAGGAATCGACCCCGAGGGGAAAACTTCATGAATCGAGTCGTGCCCTTCAGGTGTCGGACCCCTCGCAACGCCTCCCCGGGGCCGGCCAGGACGAGCTCCCCTTCGGCATCGAGGAGGGCGATCAAGTCGCCCTGCGGCGCGAAGAGGGTCAGGGGACGCCCGGGCGATGCGTCGCCTCCCGCACTCGATACCTTCCCCTGCGTCCCGGGACCACGCGTCTCGATCGGCCGTCCCGTCGACGTGTCCCAGAGCGTCGCCGTGCTGTCGATCGCGGCGGTCGACAACAGTGTGCCGTCTGCCGAGAACGCCATCGACCAGACGGCATCGGCGTGGCCGGCAAGCCGACGAGTCGCGTCCGGTCCGGGGTCGATCCTCCAGAGCTTCACCGTCCCGTCCCGGCTCGACGTCGCGAGGAGGGATCCGCTCGGGGAGAAGGCCATGTCGTCAATCCACGACGAGTGGCCCTCCAGCGTGCCCACGTCCCGGGCGCCGGCGATGTCCCAGAGCCTCACGGTGTGGTCCGAGCCTCCGACCGCCAGCATCCCGCCGTCCGGCGAGAAGGCGACCGGCCCCGACCAGTCCGCACCGAGATCGGCGATCAGATCGCCGATCGACGGGTCCAGGATGAGGAGCGATCGCTTCAGGACCGCCAGCATCCCTCCATCACGGGAGAACGTCAACGTGTCGCGATGCACCGACGTGCGGCCGAGTTGCGATGTGCGGAACTCGACCCGATTCACATTCACCAGGTTCCCGTTCTCCGCATAGCGATGAACATCCGATTCGCCACTTAGCCCCTCGGGTTGGTACTCACCCGCGTCGTCGAAATCGGTCGAATACCAGTTGTCATCAAGGACGCTCGATGGCCCCGCCGGGATGGCCCAGAGCCGATCCCGATCCGGGATGCTCAGCGCCGTGATGGCGTCGGCGTCTTCGATGAGTAAACGCCCCCCATCCGGGGCGAAGATCAGCTTCTTCAAGGGCGGAGTCGGGACGTCGATGGTCCAGACCTCACGCCCCGTGCTCGCCTCCCACAGCGTGATGGTCCATGCGAGGCCCGACTGGGTCTTGGATGTCCCTCGTCTGTGTCCCGTCGCCAGGTAATCGCCGTCGGGAGATGCGTCGAGGAACAGCCAGCCTTCCGGCCGGATCTCGCTCAGGCGGGCCCTCGCCCCCGTGTCCCATATCTCGATTCGATCGTCAGCTGCCCTGATCCAGATCTTCCCCCCGGCGACGAAGAGCGATGCCCTCTGCCTTGACGTTGTCGTGGAGACCTCGAGCAGTTCGATCCGTTTCGCATGATGAGACCCGAAGCCCCAGACGAGCCGCCTGGTCTCTTGCCCGATGACGAGCGTCTCGACGTCCTGAGAGAAGGCAAGGTGGCGAATCTGCTCGTATGCGGCCCTCCGGGTCGAGGCCAGCTTGCGTCCGGTGCGGACCTCCCAGACGGAGACTTCGTCATGGCCCGCCGTTGCTAGCAATCGCCCGTCGGGCGAGAATGCGACGACCTCGGAACGATCGGGAGGTCTCCGCGAAGACTCCTCCGCCTCGGGGTCGAGGACCAGGGTCCGCAACTCCCGGAGGCACCCCCCGCGGAGGAAGTACCACTCGAAGCCGCGCAGGTCCGTTTCCCCTTCACGCGGGCGGAATCGATCGAGGATCCGGACCAATCCCGTCTTCCCCTCGCGCCTCATCGCGCCGGCCAGCTGCATCTGGGATGCGTAGTACAGGCGGCCCACTCGGTCGCGTTCGACCTCGAGCGCTTCTCGACGTCGGTCCAGGCAGATGGAGACCGCCGTCGAGCCGACGGAGATGATGATGAGGAGCAGGACCGTGACGGCGATCGAGCCCGCCGCAATCGGGTTACGCCGGCACCATCGCCAGAGGCGCTCCCCATTGCCGATGGGATGGGCCTCGATCGGCTCCCCTCGCAGCCACCGCTCCAGATCCTCCGCCAACGCCTCCGCCGAGCCGTACCTTCGGTACGGGTCCTTCTCCAGGGACTTCAGGGCGATCGTCTCCAGGTCGTGGTCGATCCCCGGATCGAGTGCCCGCGGCCGGGGTGGCTCCTGCTCGACGACCTTCCTCAGGGTCTCCATCACCGAGTCGCCTCGGAACGGCGGCCGGCCGGTCAGGAGCGCGAAGAGGACCGCTCCCAGGCTGTAGATGTCGACCGCCGTTGTCAGCTCCTTCGCCCGACCGGCAGCCTGCTCCGGCGCCATGTACTCGGGCGTGCCCATGATGGCGCCGGACTGGGTCAGGCCGCCGTCGGCCTCGATCCGCTTGGCCAGTCCGAAGTCGGCGACGTGCGGCTGGCCCTCGGCGTCGACCAGGATGTTGGCCGGCTTCAGATCGCGGTGCAGGATGCCCCGCCGGTGGGCCGCATCGATGGCGCGGGCGACCGTGGCCATCAGCCTTGCCACCTCGCGATGGTCGCCGCGAAGCTCCGGCAGTCGTCGGCTCAGGCTGCCGTGATCGTAGAGCCTCATGCTGTAGTAGTGCTGGCCCTGGTGCTCGCCGACCTCGTAGATCGGGACGATGTTGGGATGATCCAGGTGAGCGGCCGCCTCGGCCTCGACGCGGAACCGGCGGATCTCGGACTCCGAGGCGAACCCCGCCGAGCGGATGACCTTCAGGGCCACCGGCCGGTCCAGGCTGAGTTGCCTGGCCCTGTAGATCACCCCCATGCCGCCTCGGGCGATTTCGCCCAGGATCTCGTAGTCGCCGAAACGGCGGAGCTGGATGCCCGGCCCGGAGGGCTCGCGGCGCCCATCGGGCCCGACGGTGGACGGCTCGGAATCACGAGGCCATTCTCGGGTCGGACCTGCCGCGTCCCCGGCGGTATCGGGGGCCGTCCGGCGCCTTGCTCCTGCGCTCATCGCCTCGGCGTCTGGCCCCGATGAGCCGCCGTCGAGGCCGATCCGGAGCAAGCATTCGGGGCAGAGCCCCACAGGGGCATCGGCGGACAGGAGCTGGCCGCAGCCCGGGCAGGACAGGGCGTCGCTCATCGGTGGGCCTCCGTGGCGAGAGGGGCTCCACCCACTACCAGAAGCAACGGGCGGGAAACCATGTAACGGTCTAACCATCCCCGTTTCGAGGCAGAACGAAATTGGATCGACGGTTTCGCTTCACCGGCACTGCTCAGTCCTTCGGGCCCGCCGGAGGCAATTCATCGCCGGCCTCGCGCGCGGGCCTGAGCGTCAACGAGACGGCGCCGGAGAAAGTCTTCGTCTCCCCGCCCTCCCGCACCTCGCCCGATACGTCGATGGTCCAGTCCCCCGAGACCCACTGCCGGGCCCGCAAGTCGTAGGCCTGTACGCCCTCGACCTCGTAGGCGACCTCCGCGGGCAGGGGCTCCACGTCCTCTCCCGGGGCCACGGGAGCCAACTGCCCCGAGACTCGGACCCGGGCCGGAATCTCGCTAGGAACGTCGCCGGCCCCCTCCCCGGCGATCTTCTCGAAGTTCAAGGTGCCGCGGGCCAGTTTCCCCTTCGCGAGCGGCAGGGCGACCTCGGCATCCCAGCGCCGCTCCTGGCGGGGGAAGGCGACGTGGAAAGCAGTCGCGGTCTCGACGAGCCTGAGGTCGGCGATCGGGCCGATGACCGCCAAGTCCAGCCGCTCGGTCGGTCGCCCGTCGTGGTCGTGCAGGATCAGCAGGGCGGGCCGGCCGAACGACTCCAGTTGCAGGCGGACCAGCGGCCCCGCCTCGCCGCGGGTGATCTCGTGCCTCCGCCCGTCGGCGTGGACCTCGACCAGCCCGACGCGACTCATGCGGAGCGACGTGACCGGGGCCCCCTCCAACTCCGCCTCAAACGACAGGATCGAGACCGTGAGGCTCCGGCCCTTCCGCTCCGCGCGATGACGGATCTCCATCCGGCCGTCGAGTCGCTCCGGCTCGTCCGCGCCCTCGGCCCGCGCCTCGCTCTTGAAGACGACCTCCGTCACGTAGCAACGCCCCTCGTCTTCCGCGTGGGCGAGTCCACCGATCCCAAGGGATCCGACGACGCAGAGGGCGACGAGGCCCGATGCCCGGCATGCGGCCTGCAGCGACATGGCGACCTCCCGGATAGATGGCACCTCAATTGCCGACCCGAGACGCCCCCACGCGACCGATCCGGGGCGGTGACCGTCATGCGAAGGGCGCCCAGATCCCCTTGGCGTGGGCGATGGGGGGGCTGCCGTCCCACGGGGCCGGTTTGTGAGGATATCGCGCGATCGGCTGGGCGTCCAAGTCCGGACCGCGGCCATCTCCGATCAGGACGCGGCCTTGCGTCGCGCGTCCGGATGGGCCGCGAACCAGGCGTCGGGCAACAGCTCCGCGAGCCGGGCCGCCGGGTGGGTCGGCAGCCGCTCCAGGACCTCCCGGAGATAAGCGAAGGGGTCGGCCCCGAGCCGCTTGCAACTCCCCGCGAAGCTGTAGAGGGTCGCCGCCGTCCGACCGCCCCGGTCACTCCCGACAAACAAGTAGTTCTTCCTACCGATCGCTTGAGCACGCAGACTCCGTTCCGCGAGGTTGTTGTCGATGCTCAGCTCGCCGTCACGGGTGTAGGTCTGCAGATCCGGCCACTGGTTCCGGGCGTAGGCGATGGCCTGGCCCAACGGGCTCTTCGGCAGCACCTGCCGGGACTGCTCGTCCAACCAGGCCCCGAACGCCGCCAGGATCGGCACCGCGTCCCGCTGCCGGATCGCCTGACGCTCCTCGGCCGGCATCTCGCGGCAGTCCGTCTCGATCCGATAGAGCCGGCGGATCCGGGCCAATGCCTCATGGGCCAGGATGGGGGCCGTGGTCCGGCATTCGTAGAACTTGCGGCGGACGTGTGCCCAGCACGCGACGCGAATCACGTCTGGCCCGGCACAGATCCGGTCGTAGCCGGTGAAGGCATCGGCCTGGAGGTAGCCCCGGAAGTCCGACAGGAACCGCTCCGGTCCGTCGCGGGTGCGTCGGTGAGTGAAGTCGTAGACGCAGAACGGGTTTCGGGCGCCGCCGAGGTAGACCCAGAATCGCCCGGTCCGCGTCGCCGGCAGGGTCGGGTCCCAGACCGGCACGGTCGTGTCGTCGGTCCAGATCACCTTCGAGGCCCGGACCCGCTCGATCATCACGGCGTAGAGCGGCCGGAGCAACTCGGCCGCCCGGGCCATCCAGCCGCAGAGCGTGGCCCGCGAGAGGGTCACGCCGTGGCGGGCGAGGATGTCCTCCTGGCGGTACAACGGCAGGTGCTCGCCGTACTTGCTGGTGATCACCTGGGCCAGCAGGCCCGGCCCGGGCAGCCCCTTCTCGATCGGTTGCGGCGGCTTGGCCGCGATCGCCACGTGCTCCTGGCACGAACCACAAGCATATTTGAGGCGGACGAACTGGCGGACGAACAGCGAGGCCGGCACGAACTCCAGCTGCTCGCTGACCTCCTCGCCGAAGGGCATCCGGATCCGGCCACAGTCGGGGCAGTCCCGCTCCGGCTCCGACAGTTCGAGGACGATCCGCTCGCGGGGCAGGTGCTCAGGCAAACTCTGGCGACCACGCCGCCGCCAGGTGCGGGCGGGCGTCCCCCGCTCCTCGGGCACCGGCTCGGCGGGCTGCGACCCGGCGTCCTCCTCGGCCGTGTCGTCAGCGAACAGCCGGAGCTGGTCCGGGTTGAGCCGCTCGCTGCGGGGGCCGTACTGCCGACGGAGCAGCTGCCCGACCTGGTGCTCCAGCTGCTCGATCCGTCGCTGGGCCTCCCGGATGGTGGCAGCCTGCTGGCGGATCAGCTCGTGGCAGGTGGCCAGGTCGTCGGGGAGTGGGGCGTCGACCTCGCTCATGAATCAATTATAAGCGCAAGCAACCGACCGGCGAGGCCCCGGCCGCCGAATTCCTGGCGGACGGGGTGTCATGCCGGCTGGCGGACGTAGCGGGGTCGCCGCCGGACACGGTTGAGGTCGACCCCTTCCAGGACCATCAGCAGGTCGGCGGCCATGACCGGGACGCTCGTCGCCTCGGCCTCGCTCGGGATGGGGAACCGGAAGGTCCCCTTCTCCAGCCGTCGATACCAGAGGGCGAACCCGTCGCCGGCCCAGTAGAGGATCTTCAGCCGGTCGCCGCGTCGATTGCGGAAGACGAACAGGTGGCCGCTGAACGGGTCCTCGGCGAGGACGCACTGGACCTGGTGCGCGAGTCCGTCGAACCCTTTTCTCATGTCGGCCGGCTCCCGGGCCAGCAGGATGCGGACCGAGGGGGGCAGGCTCAGCATCGGTGGGCCTCCAGCACCGAGAGGACCGCGTCGAGCGTCGGAGGATCGAAGCCGCGGTTGACCCGGACCGTCGGACCTTCGGGTAGCACGATCTCGATCGGCACCCGCTCGAGAACCGGCTCGGGGGCATCCTGCACGACCCGCACCGGCAGGAAGGCGGAGCGGACGACCAGGTCGGTGGAAGGGCCGGGAACCTGGTCTACTCCGTCGGTCGTGGCCTGGCGATCGCGCCGTGCCAATTCCTGCCGCCACCAGCGGAAGGAATGGGGCGTCAGGCCCTCGCGGCGGCAGAAGGCGGCAATGGAGAGGCCAGAGCGAGCGTGCTCGGCCATCGTCCGCCGCCAGGCTCGCTCCCTGGATGGATCGCGTGGCTTGCCGGTTCGTCGGGCCATGGGGCATCTCCTCGGGGAGACGGTTGTTCTCCCCGAGATGATATCAGGCCCCGCAAGATGTCCTTGGTAAGACGCTTACTTCCCTTCGAACTTCGCCTGAGCGCCCGGCTTTTGCGCCTCCGACACGAGCTCGGCCACAAAGGTAGTGCCGACGGGCGTAAACCTCAGCCAAAAATAAGTGTAACCGACCCCGGGGCGATACACCTGAAGTGCGCCATACCGATTCGGGCCGATGCGCGCTTTGAAGGCCTCGATGTCAGCCATCGTTAGCAGCGGAGCATACTGGTATCCGTCCCACCCGCCGTGCAGGACGTCGCCCGGAAGCAGCAGCCCGTGGGCGGGATAGCCCGGCTGGGTGTAATTCACGCGCAGCCCGCCGGCCGCGGCGGGACCCTGCCCGGGGGCCGGGCCCACAAACGGGGTCACGCTCGCGCCAAGCTGGAGACCGGAGGGGGGGACTTGAGCCTTCGCAGTCTGGGCGGCCGCGGCGAACGCAAGCAGGGCGCCGAACAGCGTTGCCACAATAGTTGCCTTCTTCACGGGAAACTCCTTCTGAGAGAGGGTGGGGTCTTCGGGACTTGCAGGCCACGTGATCTGCTCCCCACCATCACCTACCCGGAGTGTGACGACCCTTGAGCCATCCCACCACCGACGCGACACGGCAGAATGGGGAAGATGATTGCCGTGGGAGACATGGGCAGGCTCAGCCGAACCGGTGTGTGGACTTCGTCCATCCCGCCCTGTCACACCTCTAGTAAGAAGGGTAGACGAGGCCCCCAACTCCCCGATGAGGACGGTTCGGATGATCCCTCGCCAGGCCGGTGACGAGTTGCCCAGTCTTCAAGACGGTTCAAGTTCCCAACAAGGCGACGCAGAAGACCTTGGCCCGGGTGCGTCGGAGGTCCGCTTGAGCAGGATGCAGACCCGTTGGACGCTGTTTCGCCAGGCTCATGGGGACGACGCCGAGGCGTGCCGGGCACGAGAGACGTTGTTACGGGATTACTACGGAGCGGTCTACAAATACCTTCTCGGTGCTACTCGCGATCCC contains the following coding sequences:
- a CDS encoding serine/threonine-protein kinase gives rise to the protein MDDRTHDGERRRQVRGRSGSIGVDAGAPNSSVRDDLDETIPHGASTAEHDSQHSNDRRPPELPDDYEIRRELGRGGMGVVYLAWQKSLGREVAVKVLRGGQPAAGPAIRRFLEEARHLARLRHPHIVAVHEVGRDARGEPYFTMDFVDGEPLTALLAREGRLQPGRAVALIWQAAEAVRHAHEQGLIHRDLKPGNILADRDGRACVTDFGLARDLAGSAGLTGTGELMGTPAYMAPEQALGQADLIGEATDVHALGAVLYEMLAGRPPYGNDTPARVLARILDAEPTPLRRIDRRIPRDLETICLKAMAKDPARRYGSAAFLGDLRRFETGLPSLARRPGPLLRSWSLTRRHWKTPAVAVSLTAAILGSWAAFMPGPTTPPSATTSTDEARTLVAAGDEHHEHGDHALAARFYTEDIKRSGGDARPELLARLARCVGEVDDVAAALEVAMIAAEQAPDLSFGRHDELIARILMNRASGIGTGTIYDPEKGDEVADVSDVDRPVLQLASDRIRLFLDGPSGTPAKREEAEQALASIERKLRGAPLDYGRHEGPLPWEMVLPEGTIETLRAEAADPDLHPLDRGKAAYVLGTELEAAGRPDDALTAYRDAYELVRPVFPFYAEEAEDPDDPRTGDDSRFDDEGNLQLLPIIVGAICALDPDAPDPLQGGVLVRLEGVTIPDPISQSFTLRLVDAEIPPDRAKTLLSRNEAHRHSAGQLGRDVEFLTGAQRRSSFRSGRIRGWKPRTSSLMIGVSGGGCGRWT
- a CDS encoding WD40 repeat domain-containing serine/threonine protein kinase; its protein translation is MSDALSCPGCGQLLSADAPVGLCPECLLRIGLDGGSSGPDAEAMSAGARRRTAPDTAGDAAGPTREWPRDSEPSTVGPDGRREPSGPGIQLRRFGDYEILGEIARGGMGVIYRARQLSLDRPVALKVIRSAGFASESEIRRFRVEAEAAAHLDHPNIVPIYEVGEHQGQHYYSMRLYDHGSLSRRLPELRGDHREVARLMATVARAIDAAHRRGILHRDLKPANILVDAEGQPHVADFGLAKRIEADGGLTQSGAIMGTPEYMAPEQAAGRAKELTTAVDIYSLGAVLFALLTGRPPFRGDSVMETLRKVVEQEPPRPRALDPGIDHDLETIALKSLEKDPYRRYGSAEALAEDLERWLRGEPIEAHPIGNGERLWRWCRRNPIAAGSIAVTVLLLIIISVGSTAVSICLDRRREALEVERDRVGRLYYASQMQLAGAMRREGKTGLVRILDRFRPREGETDLRGFEWYFLRGGCLRELRTLVLDPEAEESSRRPPDRSEVVAFSPDGRLLATAGHDEVSVWEVRTGRKLASTRRAAYEQIRHLAFSQDVETLVIGQETRRLVWGFGSHHAKRIELLEVSTTTSRQRASLFVAGGKIWIRAADDRIEIWDTGARARLSEIRPEGWLFLDASPDGDYLATGHRRGTSKTQSGLAWTITLWEASTGREVWTIDVPTPPLKKLIFAPDGGRLLIEDADAITALSIPDRDRLWAIPAGPSSVLDDNWYSTDFDDAGEYQPEGLSGESDVHRYAENGNLVNVNRVEFRTSQLGRTSVHRDTLTFSRDGGMLAVLKRSLLILDPSIGDLIADLGADWSGPVAFSPDGGMLAVGGSDHTVRLWDIAGARDVGTLEGHSSWIDDMAFSPSGSLLATSSRDGTVKLWRIDPGPDATRRLAGHADAVWSMAFSADGTLLSTAAIDSTATLWDTSTGRPIETRGPGTQGKVSSAGGDASPGRPLTLFAPQGDLIALLDAEGELVLAGPGEALRGVRHLKGTTRFMKFSPRGRFLAVSTISPSPARGTQLALYDASNGHLIYGVSQGTNPLPANAIAFSRDESRIAYQTAVGNLLILHPISAPTRDWKDKAIRGLPETSDAFDMGTILAPDSAAFSSDGTFIAACNGSSRVTLIDWAGETTGSAVFEDDERHRITSVALGPDGTLATGSAEGLVKLWDPVLRHVRFVFEELPDVVTHVRFSPDGTILAAGCRDGSITLWYATDSDHPMAR
- the tnpB gene encoding IS66 family insertion sequence element accessory protein TnpB (TnpB, as the term is used for proteins encoded by IS66 family insertion elements, is considered an accessory protein, since TnpC, encoded by a neighboring gene, is a DDE family transposase.); the protein is MLSLPPSVRILLAREPADMRKGFDGLAHQVQCVLAEDPFSGHLFVFRNRRGDRLKILYWAGDGFALWYRRLEKGTFRFPIPSEAEATSVPVMAADLLMVLEGVDLNRVRRRPRYVRQPA
- the tnpC gene encoding IS66 family transposase, with product MSEVDAPLPDDLATCHELIRQQAATIREAQRRIEQLEHQVGQLLRRQYGPRSERLNPDQLRLFADDTAEEDAGSQPAEPVPEERGTPARTWRRRGRQSLPEHLPRERIVLELSEPERDCPDCGRIRMPFGEEVSEQLEFVPASLFVRQFVRLKYACGSCQEHVAIAAKPPQPIEKGLPGPGLLAQVITSKYGEHLPLYRQEDILARHGVTLSRATLCGWMARAAELLRPLYAVMIERVRASKVIWTDDTTVPVWDPTLPATRTGRFWVYLGGARNPFCVYDFTHRRTRDGPERFLSDFRGYLQADAFTGYDRICAGPDVIRVACWAHVRRKFYECRTTAPILAHEALARIRRLYRIETDCREMPAEERQAIRQRDAVPILAAFGAWLDEQSRQVLPKSPLGQAIAYARNQWPDLQTYTRDGELSIDNNLAERSLRAQAIGRKNYLFVGSDRGGRTAATLYSFAGSCKRLGADPFAYLREVLERLPTHPAARLAELLPDAWFAAHPDARRKAAS
- a CDS encoding IS630 family transposase, producing MDLKQQGGRQRVIAEALDASEETISRWLARARHGGREALRSHPAPGHPSKLSGVQKRLIPEFLWHGQEAYGFRGQVWTRARIALVIEEEFGVRYHKAHVGRLLSELGWTPQVPIRRAIQRDEEAIRRWRDESWPALRRRARRERRVPVLVDEAGFYLLPGLVRTYAPEGLTPVLREKVTRDHLSVMGGLTPTGKVYTLVRQESLNGLHSVEFLIHLLRVAGERLLVIGDGSPIHRRAAVKDFVSGTGGRVWLEALPGYAPDLNPWDEGGWHHLKNVEMRNLVCRDLEELHEQFHLAVGRLRQKSHLVRAFFAQAGLEIGGT